A region of Streptomyces paludis DNA encodes the following proteins:
- a CDS encoding PEP/pyruvate-binding domain-containing protein, with product MDTRTAHTPAPAGSPSSLVVVLGRTSGTGTGTLGGKAARLSELIEAGLPVPPAFCLTTGLFDLFLRETGLGAEIRAAEARDADPGTIRELITAGELPEPLARTILAAYADLGRPRVAVRSSACREDSAAQSFAGQHDTVLDVSGDQDLLAAVKVCWASLWSDRAAAYRDGTGPAGSIAVVVQEMIQADVSGVLFTVDPVGARPNRLVVEACCGLGEGLVSGRVSSDFFVVDDRTLEVIEEHVRYKVTKCAPLAPGRIGMTKVDAADRDAPCLTREQLGVLAGLAVEVREHYGTEQDIEWAMRDGTLHLLQARPVTTRPPDPAATDGERSPYLTRQSDAVRHGTLWSRMDIGEIFVGLMSPLGLSFAQYYQRNVHGDCAAALGVRDTGDVGLQMGFFQGHVYLNISYTAYLLGQCLPTRDQRHFTKRFVSEEVDLAAYRNPFGTFPGGMEDLLSTVHWVRATATEMVSMKHRAGEMAGSRLYEFDRARRLDLTRMSRRELDAELGRYLGFFHDAHVGYMPYYINAFGFYGVLTELCAKWLGADGENLQNRIKTDMSSLRTVASAQEVWGVARAAKARPRVLEIINESPLDEIEERLRRDPEGRAFWDAQVEPFLRANGTRGRQEMELTHPRWIDDPSYIFQMIRRYAADGISVDDIMGRSRARAEGDGRAVLEKLPPHQRKVLETVISMYSLCSELRETTRMSMITSIWLVRNVVYEVGRRLVAEGVLHSLDEVAFLEFEDVRSYLAGGATEREAFSRAELDERRRLHEYHNRLPEPPLTFVGEHDITLAVRPAADGTRLEGLGSSPGRIVGRARIVEDLVWQADEFQPGEVLVTRYTDASWTPLFAIAGAVVTDIGSMLSHSSIVSREFNVPSVVNTKHATQRINTGDMVVVDGDTGVVEVVEG from the coding sequence ATGGACACACGAACGGCACACACTCCGGCCCCCGCCGGCTCTCCCTCCTCACTCGTCGTCGTGCTCGGCCGCACATCCGGCACCGGCACCGGAACGCTGGGCGGCAAGGCAGCCCGGCTGAGCGAGCTGATCGAGGCGGGACTGCCCGTCCCGCCCGCGTTCTGCCTCACCACCGGACTGTTCGACCTGTTCCTGCGCGAGACGGGCCTCGGCGCGGAGATCCGGGCCGCCGAAGCGCGCGACGCGGACCCCGGGACCATCCGTGAGCTGATCACCGCCGGGGAGCTGCCCGAGCCCCTCGCCCGTACGATCCTCGCCGCCTACGCGGACCTGGGCCGGCCGAGGGTCGCGGTCCGTTCGTCGGCCTGCCGGGAGGACTCCGCCGCCCAGTCCTTCGCAGGACAGCACGACACCGTCCTGGACGTCTCGGGCGATCAGGACCTGCTCGCCGCGGTGAAGGTGTGCTGGGCCTCCCTGTGGTCCGACCGTGCGGCCGCCTACCGCGACGGGACGGGCCCCGCCGGCTCCATCGCCGTGGTGGTGCAGGAGATGATCCAGGCCGATGTCAGCGGTGTGCTGTTCACCGTCGACCCGGTCGGCGCACGGCCCAACCGCCTTGTCGTGGAGGCTTGTTGCGGTCTCGGCGAGGGGCTGGTCTCCGGGCGGGTGTCCAGCGACTTCTTCGTCGTCGACGACCGCACGCTGGAGGTGATCGAGGAACATGTGCGGTACAAGGTGACCAAGTGCGCGCCCCTCGCACCCGGCCGGATCGGTATGACCAAGGTGGACGCCGCCGACCGCGACGCGCCCTGCCTGACCCGGGAGCAGCTCGGTGTGCTCGCCGGGCTCGCGGTCGAAGTCCGCGAGCACTACGGCACGGAGCAGGACATCGAGTGGGCCATGCGCGACGGAACGCTCCATCTCCTTCAGGCCAGGCCGGTCACCACGCGTCCCCCGGACCCCGCGGCGACGGACGGGGAGCGCAGCCCGTACCTCACCCGGCAGAGCGACGCCGTGCGGCATGGCACGCTCTGGTCGCGGATGGACATCGGGGAGATCTTCGTCGGACTGATGTCACCCCTCGGTCTGAGCTTCGCGCAGTACTACCAGCGGAATGTGCACGGAGACTGCGCCGCCGCGCTCGGGGTGCGGGACACCGGTGATGTCGGCCTTCAGATGGGCTTCTTCCAGGGCCATGTGTACCTGAACATCTCCTACACGGCCTATCTGCTCGGGCAGTGTCTGCCCACCCGCGACCAGCGCCACTTCACCAAGCGCTTCGTCAGCGAGGAGGTCGACCTCGCCGCGTACCGGAACCCCTTCGGCACCTTCCCCGGGGGTATGGAGGACCTGCTCTCCACGGTGCACTGGGTGCGGGCCACGGCCACCGAGATGGTGAGCATGAAGCACCGCGCCGGGGAGATGGCCGGCTCGCGGCTCTACGAGTTCGACCGCGCCCGGCGGCTGGACCTGACGCGGATGAGCCGTCGGGAACTCGACGCCGAGCTGGGCCGCTACCTCGGCTTCTTCCATGACGCGCACGTCGGCTACATGCCGTACTACATCAACGCGTTCGGGTTCTACGGCGTTCTCACGGAGCTGTGCGCCAAGTGGCTCGGTGCCGACGGCGAGAATCTGCAGAACCGTATCAAGACCGACATGTCGAGTCTGCGGACCGTCGCGTCGGCGCAGGAGGTCTGGGGTGTGGCCCGGGCCGCCAAGGCCAGGCCCCGTGTGCTGGAGATCATCAACGAGTCGCCTCTCGACGAGATCGAGGAGCGGCTGCGCCGCGATCCCGAGGGCCGGGCCTTCTGGGACGCGCAGGTGGAGCCGTTCCTGCGGGCCAACGGCACCCGGGGACGCCAGGAGATGGAACTCACCCATCCGCGCTGGATCGACGACCCGTCGTACATCTTCCAGATGATCCGCCGCTACGCCGCCGACGGAATCTCCGTCGACGACATCATGGGACGCAGCCGTGCCCGCGCGGAGGGCGACGGCCGGGCGGTGCTGGAGAAGCTGCCGCCGCACCAGCGGAAGGTCCTGGAGACCGTCATCTCGATGTACAGCCTGTGCAGCGAGCTTCGCGAGACCACCCGTATGTCGATGATCACCTCGATCTGGCTGGTCAGGAACGTCGTGTACGAGGTGGGCCGGCGGCTTGTCGCGGAAGGAGTCCTGCACTCGCTGGACGAGGTCGCCTTCCTGGAGTTCGAGGACGTACGGTCCTATCTGGCCGGCGGCGCCACGGAACGCGAGGCGTTCTCCCGCGCCGAGCTGGACGAACGGCGGCGGCTGCACGAGTACCACAACCGGCTGCCCGAACCGCCGCTCACGTTCGTCGGCGAGCACGACATCACCCTGGCGGTGCGGCCGGCGGCCGACGGAACGCGTCTCGAAGGGCTGGGTTCCAGCCCGGGGCGGATCGTCGGCCGCGCGCGCATCGTGGAGGACCTGGTCTGGCAGGCCGACGAGTTCCAGCCCGGCGAGGTACTGGTCACCCGCTACACCGACGCGTCCTGGACACCGCTCTTCGCCATCGCCGGCGCGGTGGTCACCGACATCGGTTCGATGCTCTCCCACAGCTCGATCGTGTCGCGGGAGTTCAACGTGCCGTCCGTGGTCAACACCAAGCACGCCACGCAGCGCATCAACACGGGCGACATGGTCGTCGTCGACGGCGACACCGGTGTCGTGGAGGTCGTCGAAGGCTGA
- a CDS encoding SAM-dependent methyltransferase, with amino-acid sequence MDLLSLARTVKDRVEAPITDALAVAKVVTDPRTPLLLALSTVVVTPLYRAAFLASASGSGVLQCLAVRPCDLDSLVEYLEVPEDRERLRGWLDTGVRLGELDVREGCYRLRSTPARILAKTENDAVAAALEEIMRFHLPALLDAPRMLKEGRRFSLDDQDGTVIARSSLALQGMVREAIDRHLERSAPLRLLEIGCGTGAYVRHAARLNPRLTALAVDLQPEVALRAAANMAEWGLSDRVETCQGDLRTLELQPQFDLVTLHNNIYYFPEAERVEALARARSFLAPGGRLLLTSSCQGGGNAGLDVLNLWFEYADFGGPLPREDELVAQLEKAGFTDVRAARIVPTQPFRVFVATNGTNVQP; translated from the coding sequence ATGGATCTACTGAGCCTGGCCAGGACCGTCAAGGACCGGGTGGAGGCACCGATCACGGATGCGCTGGCCGTGGCGAAGGTCGTCACGGACCCGCGGACTCCGCTGCTGCTGGCGCTCTCCACCGTGGTGGTCACACCCCTGTACCGGGCGGCCTTCCTGGCGTCCGCCTCGGGCTCGGGTGTGCTCCAGTGTCTGGCCGTCCGGCCCTGCGACCTGGACAGCCTCGTCGAGTACCTGGAGGTGCCCGAGGACCGGGAGCGGCTGCGCGGCTGGCTCGACACCGGTGTCCGGCTCGGTGAACTCGACGTGCGCGAGGGGTGTTACCGCCTCAGGAGCACCCCGGCCAGGATCCTGGCCAAGACGGAGAACGACGCGGTGGCCGCCGCCCTCGAAGAGATCATGCGCTTCCATCTGCCGGCGCTCCTGGACGCGCCCCGGATGCTCAAGGAGGGCCGCCGTTTCTCCCTCGACGACCAGGACGGCACGGTCATCGCCCGCTCCTCCCTGGCACTCCAGGGCATGGTGCGCGAGGCGATCGACCGGCACCTGGAGCGCTCCGCTCCGCTCCGGCTGCTGGAGATCGGCTGCGGGACGGGGGCGTACGTCCGCCACGCCGCACGGCTCAACCCCCGCCTGACCGCCCTTGCGGTCGACCTTCAGCCGGAGGTCGCCCTGCGGGCCGCCGCCAACATGGCCGAATGGGGGCTCAGCGACCGTGTGGAGACCTGCCAGGGTGATCTGCGCACCCTCGAACTCCAGCCCCAGTTCGATCTCGTCACCCTGCACAACAACATCTACTACTTCCCCGAGGCCGAGCGGGTCGAGGCGCTGGCGCGGGCCCGCTCCTTCCTGGCGCCCGGCGGCCGGCTGCTCCTCACCTCGTCGTGCCAGGGCGGCGGCAACGCCGGGCTCGACGTGCTCAACCTCTGGTTCGAGTACGCCGACTTCGGTGGGCCGCTGCCCCGGGAGGACGAGCTGGTCGCCCAGCTGGAGAAGGCGGGGTTCACGGACGTACGGGCCGCCCGGATCGTCCCCACACAGCCGTTCCGCGTGTTCGTCGCGACCAACGGAACCAACGTTCAGCCCTGA
- a CDS encoding thioesterase II family protein produces MHTIERPAWEPSAPRPPTAGWFHGFGPGADTGRHAAPLRLVCLPYAGGTPSVYRNWAADLGDGVRVVPVLLPGRGPRAREAPYTAMAPLAADLADALAEHELAHDYALFGHSMGALLAYEVAHELRDRGLPEPAHLFVSGSKAPHLYGDRADHTLSDADLRQRVRDLGGLGADDTIGSSYLERRLPVLRADLTVCETYRWAPRTPLNCPMTAFSATRDPLAPAHRMEAWRVHTRGSLLRHHLEGDHFFLNGPSRPRLLRHIRAELARHLDESGVPGTAARDPLPPAKR; encoded by the coding sequence ATGCACACCATCGAGCGGCCGGCGTGGGAGCCCTCGGCTCCGCGGCCACCAACCGCCGGGTGGTTCCACGGTTTCGGCCCGGGCGCGGATACGGGGAGACATGCCGCCCCGCTGCGTCTTGTCTGCCTCCCGTACGCGGGCGGCACGCCGTCCGTCTACCGGAACTGGGCGGCGGACCTGGGCGACGGTGTGCGTGTCGTCCCCGTCCTCCTGCCCGGCCGGGGACCGCGCGCCCGAGAAGCGCCGTACACCGCCATGGCTCCGCTGGCCGCGGATCTCGCGGACGCGTTGGCCGAGCACGAACTCGCCCATGACTACGCGCTGTTCGGCCACAGCATGGGAGCGCTGCTGGCCTACGAGGTCGCCCACGAGCTGCGGGACCGCGGCCTGCCCGAGCCGGCACACCTCTTCGTCTCCGGCAGCAAGGCGCCGCATCTGTACGGCGACCGGGCCGACCACACACTCTCAGACGCGGATCTGCGGCAGCGGGTACGCGACCTCGGAGGTCTGGGCGCCGACGACACCATCGGCAGCTCGTACCTGGAGCGGCGTCTCCCGGTGCTCCGCGCCGACCTCACCGTCTGCGAGACCTACCGGTGGGCCCCTCGCACCCCCCTGAACTGCCCGATGACCGCGTTCTCCGCCACCCGTGATCCGCTCGCGCCCGCGCACCGGATGGAGGCATGGCGCGTCCACACCCGGGGGTCGCTCCTGCGCCACCACCTGGAGGGCGACCACTTCTTCCTCAACGGCCCTTCGAGGCCGCGCCTTCTGCGTCATATCCGTGCCGAACTCGCCCGCCACCTCGACGAGTCGGGTGTTCCGGGCACGGCGGCGCGCGACCCACTGCCCCCTGCGAAGAGGTAA